The window CTCTTCTTTATGGTGGTGGCGACGCTGATCGAATCCGGCACCGCCCTCAAGCAGGACTCCCTGATGATGATGCTTTATACGGTGTTGACGCTCCTGGTCTGCAATGCGTGGCAGATCCTGTGGATCCACCGCCTGGTGGCTCCCCCGAAGGCCGAGGGGGACAAAAGCCGGAAGAAAAAGAGCGTGGGCGCGCCGGCGGCGGCGGGTTCCAAAAAATAAAAACAGCCGAATCCGCTGATGACAACGTCAGGGTTCGGCGCCTGATGATTTCCTGTTTCGGTCATTCGACCGGATTTGTTTTCACTTTGGCCCCGGCGATCAATTCGGAAACCGTCACGAACTCGTAGCCCTTGTCCCGGAGCTTGTCGATGATTTCCGGCAGCGCTTCGTGGGTCTGACGGCAGGAATCGCTGGCATGCATCAGGATGATGTCTCCGGGGTGGGCCTTGCTGACCACGCGCTGAACGATTTTGTCCTTGCCGGGATTCATCCAATCGAGGGAATCGGTGTCCCACTGGATGGTGGTGTAGCCCAGACTGTCGGCGATGCGCAGCACCCGTTTGTCGAAGTCCCCGTTGGGGAAACGGATCAAATTGGGCTTTTTCCCCGTCAGCTTGGTCAGGATGTGATCCGCCTTGGAGATCTGCTCGCGGATTTTCTGTTCGCTGTAGGTGCTGTAATTGTCGTGCCGGTGGCCGTGGCTGCCGATTTCATAATTCATGTCGACGATCCGCTTGACGATGTCCGGGTGGCTTTCCGCCCAAGGGGAGGACAGGAAGAAGGTGGCCTTCTTCAACCCCTTCTGTTCCAGCACATCGAGGATGGGGCCGGCTCGCTCCTCCCCCCAGCTGATGTCAAAGGTGAGCGCCACTTGTTTTTTGTCGGTGTTCACGCTGTAGATCGCTTCGGGACCCGTTTCTACGGGGAGAAAGACTTGGATGTTTTTCTTCTCGGCATAGAAGATGCCTGCCGCAAAAAACAACGCGACGACCAAAACGGCGATCTGCTTGATCCTTTTGCCGGACAAAACCCAGAAATAGTTCAATCCCTCCACCTCC is drawn from Planifilum fimeticola and contains these coding sequences:
- the pdaB gene encoding polysaccharide deacetylase family sporulation protein PdaB encodes the protein MNYFWVLSGKRIKQIAVLVVALFFAAGIFYAEKKNIQVFLPVETGPEAIYSVNTDKKQVALTFDISWGEERAGPILDVLEQKGLKKATFFLSSPWAESHPDIVKRIVDMNYEIGSHGHRHDNYSTYSEQKIREQISKADHILTKLTGKKPNLIRFPNGDFDKRVLRIADSLGYTTIQWDTDSLDWMNPGKDKIVQRVVSKAHPGDIILMHASDSCRQTHEALPEIIDKLRDKGYEFVTVSELIAGAKVKTNPVE